In Marinobacterium sp. LSUCC0821, the DNA window AAGCCCAATAAGATACTGGGCAGTCTAATGGGGTTAGCGGGAGTGGCAATTCTAAGTGGACTTCTTCAGCTATCACTGGATGTGAGTCTACTTGGCGTATTAATGAGCTTTGGCGCAACCGTCTCCTACGGTTTCTCCGGCCTTTGGGCAAAAAGACATCTTGCTGGCCGCAACTCTATTCAATCTGCCACCTGCCAGATGATCTCATCAACAGGATTGATGTTGATACTGATGCCACTATTGGGTGTTAGCCTACCTAGTGCCTTACCCTCTAACGAAGTGATCTGGGCGGTGCTTACTCTGGCACTTGCCTCTACGGCACTCGCTTACATTCTCTTTTTCGAGCTTATCAGCAAGGCGGGCACCTCCAATGCAATGCTAGTCACACTATTGGTACCTGTTTCAGGCTCTGTATTAGGGCACCTAGTGATGGGCGATCAGCTTCATCTTATTCAGCTTGTTGGTGCACTCATGATTGGTCTTGGGCTGCTTATCATCGACGGTCGAATTTTTAAGCGAAAAATAGCGAATTAATTACCATCTAACGTTGTTAAACGAGGACTTTCTCCTATACTGAATTGAACTCTTCAACCAGGGCTAGCTCGGTGATTCGAAATTCAATCAGAACCAAAACTGTGATTGGTATCGCCCTTATCGAGGCGGTGCTGCTTATCGCACTGATTCTGTTGATGCTTGGCTTTATTAAAGAGACCAACTTCAAAGCGCTGGAGACTCGCGCAGAGTCAACGGCCCATCTCTTTGCAACCACTGTAAAGGATTCATTCCTTAGTTATGATCTAGCCACACTTGAGACATTTGTTGCTGAAGTTATGCGCAACGATGATCTTGTCTATGCGCGTGTTATCACCAAAGATGGTCAGATACTCGCCGACTCAAAAACCCAAATACCGGGTGAGCTAGATCGCAGCGTCGAGAGTGTTAAAGATGGCATCTACGATACCCGCGCAGTCATTTCAGAGGGTGGTAAAACCTATGGCTGGGTTGAGGTAGGATTCAGCATCAATCCTATACTTACTGTGATTGCCAATGCCCAACAGTGGAGTATCACCATTGCGTCTCTTGAGATGATCCTGGTTGCCCTATTCTCTCTAGCCCTAGGCCGATATCTCACCAATAAACTCTTAACGCTTCGTGAAGCTGCCAACCAAGTGAGTCGAGGTGAACTAACCACCCAAATCAACGTTAAAGGACGAGACGAAGTTGACGAGGTAGCAACCGCGTTCAACCAGATGACCGATCACCTATTATCATCTCGTGCCCAAGAGAAGAAGTTGCAGTTAGAGCTGCTTAAACTCAATGAGAGTCTTGAGCAGAAAGTTAAAGAGCGTACCCATCAGCTTCAACAGAAGAACACACTGCTTGAAAATGCCAACCGAGAGATTCAACTTGCCCAACAGAAACTCCTCTCAGCAGAGAAACACGCCACAGTCGGCGTATTAGCCGCAGGTATAGCGCATGAGGTGAATAACCCACTTTCAGTCGTTCGCTCCAACATTGGCACAATCAATACCTACATCAAACTCCTTGCTGAGGCGCTAGAGGCCATAAAATCTAAAGCTGATCAGGGCGAGAATGTCTCTTCCGATGAGTTGGCGGCACTCATTGCAAAATCTGATCTTAGCTACATTCAAGATGATTACCCTGAACTGATTAAAGATACCGCCACCGGTGTTACTCGTGTTCGAGATATTATTGAACAGTTACGCGCATTTGAAACCTCCGCTGAGGCAGCGTCAAGTTCGCAATGTGATTTGCAACGCGCATTGCAAAATGCAACCAATCGTATTCCTACCGAACTTAGCCAAGGCGTGGAATACTCACTCTCTGATGACGCACCGCTAAAGCTGCCCTGTCGTGAAGAGTTTGTAACCGAGGTGATAGCAGCAGTCTTGATGAATAGCTACCAAGCAGTTCGCAACGTCACTAAGCCTTTCATCTCCGTTTCGCTAGAGAAGAGCGGCAAAGATCTAGCTATTCAGATTTGTGATAACGGTGAAGGGATTGAAGCAGCGATTCTTAACAAGGTATTTGACCCCTTCTTCACTACTCGCGATATTGGCGCAGGTATGGGGTTGGGACTCTATAAGGCGCGTGCTCTTATCACGGCAATGCAGGGCTCGATTGAGCTAGAGAACAGAAAAGAAAAGGGAGTTTGTGTCACCATCAAACTCCCTCTCACTATTAACTAGTTGGCCTATCTCTATTTCAATAGAGAGTCCAACAGATGCAGATTCAACGAACGTACATCATCCCAATCACTATCATTTGCCGCGGTAAGTGAACCCATTGATAACGATTGTAAAAGCGCCTGCCCTTTAGGGTCTCTGTTCATTGTAAGAAACGCCTCAGTGATCTTAGTACGCGCCTCTTCCGATACACGCGGATGAGCTGCTACCGCATGTGGCGTATAGACTTCAGTTTTCCAAAGCACTCGAAGTTGCTCTTTGATTTCAGGTTTAGTATTTGCAAGGGTACGACCTATACCGCCACCGGCTTTAAAAAACTCCCCCGCTACACTTAGATATACAGAGTCGTGCGAACTGACGTATACAGGCTCGATATTAATCCCTTTTTTAGCAAGTTCACCCTGCGGCAGCAGCGTTGCAGCGAATGCAGCAGGTGAAGGAAACGCAATGCGCTCACCCTGTAGTTCATTGAGTGATTGGATAGGACTATCTTTGCGCACCACAACTATACCCTGAATCCCTTTATCATCACGACGCACCATCGAACGGTATCCGCGGTGCTCATTGAAAAAAGTAAAGTGGTAGGGGTTCATGTAGGCAATATCATACTCACCGTCAAGTACACGCTTTTCAAAGGTAGGGATATCCGGTGCTGTAGCAAAACTTAGTTCAACACCGCTCTTAGTAGAGAGGTATGAGAGTATCGGAGTCCATAGAGCAGCCAGTTTAGTTGCTGATTGCTGCGGCACTATACCGAAGGTTAAATGTTCCGCTTGCACACTCATTGTGGCTGTGAGTCCTAGCGCACAAAGCGTGCCCTTTATTGTTAATTTCATATATCCCCCGTTGCTGCTTTATTTGAAAACTCAGTAAGTGCTTTATTCAGCTCTTCTAAATTGAGTGGTTTGCTAAGTGCAGCATCTACACCGTACTCTATTAGATCTTCTCGCTCCTGTCCCACAGTAGCGGCTGTAACGCCAATAATGGGACCGCTGAACCCGTTTGAACGTAGCGCTTGTGCAAGCTCACAACCGTTCATGTTCGGCATCATAAAATCAGTTAAGACTAAGTCGTAACTTGTTGTATTGAAATAGTTAATCGCTTCAATTCCATCAGCAGCCACATCGACAGTCGCCTCTCTTTTTTGTAGTACAGATTTAGTAAGCAGCTGTAGCGTTGGGTTATCCTCCGCTACCAGAACTCTCAATCCTTTGAGCGGATTACCCATCTCAGTTGATTGAGCCTCACTCACTGTCGAGATCAATTCGATTCTACAGCGAATAACGAAGCGGCCACCCGATACGCCATCAAGACGAGACTCTGAGGTTAGGGAGCCACCACAATGCTCAATCAGTTGGCGTGAAACACTTAAACCGATGCCTGTCCCATCATTTTTAGAAAGGCCACGTTTAAATGGGGCAAACATAGATTCGCGTTGCGCTACCGGTATCCCAACCCCATCATCGACAACCTCAATGCATAGATCGGCTTTATTGTCGCCGCAA includes these proteins:
- a CDS encoding DMT family transporter, yielding MPTAQLVNLFILSILWGGSFLFIGVAVKELAPLLLVFLRVAIAAVAMLIVLKLVKVKLPTTIIEWRNYAVMGLINNVIPFTLIFYAQTHISVSLASIINAMTPVCTFIVLALFGEELLKPNKILGSLMGLAGVAILSGLLQLSLDVSLLGVLMSFGATVSYGFSGLWAKRHLAGRNSIQSATCQMISSTGLMLILMPLLGVSLPSALPSNEVIWAVLTLALASTALAYILFFELISKAGTSNAMLVTLLVPVSGSVLGHLVMGDQLHLIQLVGALMIGLGLLIIDGRIFKRKIAN
- a CDS encoding phosphate/phosphite/phosphonate ABC transporter substrate-binding protein is translated as MKLTIKGTLCALGLTATMSVQAEHLTFGIVPQQSATKLAALWTPILSYLSTKSGVELSFATAPDIPTFEKRVLDGEYDIAYMNPYHFTFFNEHRGYRSMVRRDDKGIQGIVVVRKDSPIQSLNELQGERIAFPSPAAFAATLLPQGELAKKGINIEPVYVSSHDSVYLSVAGEFFKAGGGIGRTLANTKPEIKEQLRVLWKTEVYTPHAVAAHPRVSEEARTKITEAFLTMNRDPKGQALLQSLSMGSLTAANDSDWDDVRSLNLHLLDSLLK
- a CDS encoding ATP-binding protein, with the protein product MIRNSIRTKTVIGIALIEAVLLIALILLMLGFIKETNFKALETRAESTAHLFATTVKDSFLSYDLATLETFVAEVMRNDDLVYARVITKDGQILADSKTQIPGELDRSVESVKDGIYDTRAVISEGGKTYGWVEVGFSINPILTVIANAQQWSITIASLEMILVALFSLALGRYLTNKLLTLREAANQVSRGELTTQINVKGRDEVDEVATAFNQMTDHLLSSRAQEKKLQLELLKLNESLEQKVKERTHQLQQKNTLLENANREIQLAQQKLLSAEKHATVGVLAAGIAHEVNNPLSVVRSNIGTINTYIKLLAEALEAIKSKADQGENVSSDELAALIAKSDLSYIQDDYPELIKDTATGVTRVRDIIEQLRAFETSAEAASSSQCDLQRALQNATNRIPTELSQGVEYSLSDDAPLKLPCREEFVTEVIAAVLMNSYQAVRNVTKPFISVSLEKSGKDLAIQICDNGEGIEAAILNKVFDPFFTTRDIGAGMGLGLYKARALITAMQGSIELENRKEKGVCVTIKLPLTIN